A section of the Ogataea parapolymorpha DL-1 chromosome II, whole genome shotgun sequence genome encodes:
- a CDS encoding Zinc-regulated transporter 2, with amino-acid sequence MDLWRREEEGCVSDNEYNGEHWGARISSVFVVLVASAFGAYFPILSSRYSFIRLPPWCFFITKYFGSGVIVATSLIHLLEPASDALGNECLGEPFTGYPMAFGICLITLMVMFFAELMAYKWMEANVEGMNGVHEHNHSHFGETDLFVKKTNDEDVKSELEPEYVRETQEPPSIQNGNNTAILDMSARHYQHAKEHQDPEVIGTLAEDQTKEYYYGQLLNVFVLEFGVVFHSVFVGLTLAVSGDEFVNLYIVIVFHQLFEGLGLGSRIAMVNWEKKRRFTPWLLAGAYGICTPIAIAIGLGVRQTYPPNSRRALITNGVFDSISAGILLYTGLIELMAHEFLFSDEFRGRKNIKKMVVAYVIMCVGAGLMALLGKWA; translated from the coding sequence ATGGATCTCTGGAGACGTGAAGAGGAAGGCTGTGTGTCTGACAACGAATATAACGGCGAACACTGGGGGGCACGTATTAGTTCTGTCTTTGTTGTTCTGGTGGCTTCCGCTTTTGGAGCATACTTCCCAATTCTGTCATCTAGATATTCCTTTATTAGACTTCCCCCATGGTGTTTCTTTATTACGAAATACTTTGGATCTGGCGTGATCGTGGCCACCTCGCTGATACATCTTCTGGAGCCAGCCAGTGACGCTTTGGGAAACGAGTGTTTGGGAGAGCCATTCACTGGCTATCCAATGGCTTTTGGTATCTGTTTGATTACTTTGATGGTGATGTTTTTCGCAGAACTTATGGCTTACAAATGGATGGAAGCAAACGTCGAAGGCATGAACGGTGTCCATGAGCACAACCACTCTCATTTCGGTGAAACTGACCTGtttgtcaagaagaccaacgacgaggatgtgaagagcgagctcgagccAGAGTACGTGAGAGAGACCCAGGAGCCTCCTAGTATTCAGAACGGCAACAACACCGCCATTTTGGACATGTCTGCACGCCATTATCAGCACGCGAAGGAACACCAAGACCCAGAGGTCATTGGCACACTTGCCGAGGACCAGACTAAAGAATACTACTATGGACAATTGCTCAACGTTTTCGTTCTGGAGTTCGGTGTTGTCTTCCATTCCGTGTTTGTTGGCTTGACTTTGGCCGTTTCTGGTGATGAGTTTGTTAATCTTTACATCGTTATCGTCTTCCACCAGCTGTTCGAGGGATTGGGTCTTGGAAGCAGAATTGCTATGGTCAATTgggagaagaagagaagattCACTCCATGGCTGCTTGCTGGTGCTTATGGTATATGTACTCCAATTGCCATTGCTATTGGTCTTGGAGTTCGCCAGACATACCCACCAAACTCGCGTAGAGCCCTCATCACCAACGGTGTCTTCGACTCGATTTCGGCAGGAATTCTGCTTTACACTGGTCTCATAGAGCTGATGGCTCACGAATTCCTCttcagcgacgagttcagAGGCAGAAAGAACATTAAAAAGATGGTTGTCGCTTACGTGATCATGTGCGTCGGGGCTGGACTCATGGCATTGCTCGGAAAATGGGCATAA
- a CDS encoding Na+/H+ antiporter involved in sodium and potassium efflux through the plasma membrane yields the protein MVWEHINPDKAHVAYAVLAVFSSFFSLCSLFIKERLYIGEASVATIYGLIVGPHCLDWFDPSSWGNEDYITLEISRVILCIEIVAVAVELPKKYILKHWLGVFLLLIPVMTIGWLVIGLFIWLIIPGLHYGYGLLISACITATDPVLAQAVVGKGKFARRVPAHLRNLLTAESACNDGVSVPFVYLAVNIIIHGSNAGAIARDWITVTVLYECLFGCILGGIIGFLGRKLIQYAEEKDLIDRESFLAFYVMLALLCAGFGAILGVDDLLASFAAGATFAWDGRFTERTEESHVSSVIDLLLNLAYFVYFGTIIPWEQFNNKSLGLNWWRLVCIAIVVIFLRRIPAVLAIKPFSPDIKNWKEALFVGHFGPIGVGAVFASILAIGDLEAHVLHLEHGPTAQYPDVEEYHQLIRIIWPTVCFLVLSSIIVHGSSVAVMTLGRHLQTMTFTMTLTKVETDGGGWISRLPKLEKSGTSFSIKRIDTMAPSEASHDNGLLEKTYTSDSTNVDAGDTAASAKPAGSSTTRLEVEEMDRSDQSSDHGEEVMGPPLMKVTSPRMAELQRDFELTDDDIQPIEIDGELKIPTYGYRDGTQLIIEDQNGEILHTFNAPRAESDDQKSMHSLHSLSTLKSRLADLQRKKRTRTNDGEEIQIEDFSRPEEKIDQLVNKTDSDHKMLLGQKIKRDKNNKPHASQRYHGFRIDDNILIENADGEVVGRFKINQKKKPAAAKADTLDKALKLVGLLKEKAGDVEQSQVSNDDLIPTDAGPQDKRLEDKLKKFLTADTRKVSVSSPPSSSQKNTDSSTGSDSSNRSDSYNQEESEVERARRLAALASSSRDPEDEEDEPATKL from the exons ATGGTTTGGGAACATATAAATCCAGACAAAGCGCATGTGGCGTACGCCGTTTTAGCGGTGTTctcgtcctttttctcACTTTGCTCGCTTTTCATCAAGGAAAGACTATATATCGGTGAGGCCTCTGTGGCCACAATATACGGTCTCATAGTTGGTCCGCATTGTTTGGACTGGTTCGACCCTTCCTCGTGGGGGAATGAGGACTACATAACTTTGGAAATCAGCAGAGTCATTTTGTGCATTGAAATAGTGGCTGTCGCTGTAGAACTTCCGAAGAAATACATCTTGAAACACTGGCTCGGGGTGTTCCTGCTCTTGATCCCTGTGATGACCATCGGATGGCTGGTTATAGGACTGTTCATATGGCTCATCATCCCTGGACTACACTATGGATACGGTCTGTTGATATCCGCCTGCATTACCGCCACAGATCCTGTTCTTGCACAAGCAGTTGTTGGTAAGGGTAAATTTGCAAGAAGAGTGCCAGCCCATTTGCGGAATCTTCTCACCGCCGAATCCGCATGCAACGACGGCGTGTCTGTGCCGTTTGTTTATCTTGCGGTCAACATCATTATACATGGTTCTAACGCGGGAGCCATCGCGCGTGATTGGATTACAGTCACTGTTCTTTACGAGTGTCTTTTTGGCTGCATTCTAGGCGGAATCATTGGGTTTCTTGGACGCAAACTTATCCAGTATGCGGAAGAAAAAGACCTTATCGACAGAGAGTCGTTCCTGGCGTTCTATGTTATGCTGGCACTCTTGTGCGCAGGTTTTGGAGCTATACTCGGTGTCGACGATCTGCTGGCTTCTTTTGCCGCCGGCGCTACTTTTGCCTGGGATGGCCGTTTCACTGAGCGTACAGAAGAGTCGCATGTTTCCTCGGTCATTGACCTGTTGCTCAACTTGGCCTACTTCGTCTATTTCGGCACAATTATCCCTTGGGAGCAATTTAATAATAAATCGCTCGGCCTTAACTGGTGGAGGCTTGTGTGCATTGCTATTGTGGTGATATTTTTAAGACGAATCCCGGCAGTGCTTGCGATCAAGCCATTCAGTCCCGATATCAAGAACTGGAAAGAGGCATTGTTTGTGGGCCATTTTGGTCCAATCGGGGTGGGTGCTGTCTTTGCGTCTATTCTGGCCATAGGTGATTTGGAAGCCCATGTCTTGCACCTTGAACATGGCCCCACAGCCCAGTATCCAGACGTGGAAGAGTACCATCAGCTAATAAGGATTATTTGGCCGACTGTTTGTTTCTTGGTTCTCAGCAGTATTATAGTGCACGGTTCCTCTGTTGCTGTGATGACATTGGGCCGCCACTTGCAAACAATGACGTTCACCATGACACTGACAAAAGTCGAGACCGATGGCGGGGGATGGATCTCGAGACTTCcgaagctggaaaaaagcGGTACCTCTTTCTCCATCAAGAGAATTGATACCATGGCTCCTTCCGAGGCAAGCCACGACAACGgacttttggagaaaaccTACACCAGCGACTCGACTAATGTGGATGCCGGCGATACTGCGGCCTCTGCTAAACCGGCAGGA AGTTCAACAACCCGTCTTGAGGTTGAGGAGATGGACCGGTCTGACCAGTCCAGCGATCACGGCGAAGAGGTTATGGGTCCTCCTTTAATGAAGGTCACATCGCCAAGAATGGCCGAATTGCAAAGGGACTTTGAGCTTACCGACGATGATATACAACCAATTGAGATAGACGGAGAGCTGAAAATTCCAACTTACGGTTATAGAGACGGTACACAGCTTATTATTGAGGACCAGAACGGAGAAATACTGCATACATTTAATGCACCGCGTGCAGAATCCGATGATCAGAAGAGCATGCACAGTCTGCACAGTTTAAGCACGTTGAAGAGCCGACTTGCTGACCTGCAAAGGAAAAAACGGACTCGGACAAATGACGGAGAAGAAATACAGATCGAGGACTTTTCGCGCCCggaggaaaaaatcgatCAGCTGGTGAACAAGACCGACTCAGACCACAAAATGCTTTTGGGCCAAAAGATCAAACGTGACAAGAATAATAAACCTCATGCTTCACAGAGATATCATGGTTTCCGCATTGACGACAACATTCTGATCGAGAATGCCGACGGAGAGGTTGTGGGGAGATTCAAAATaaatcagaaaaagaaaCCTGCAGCTGCCAAAGCAGACACGCTCGACAAGGCATTGAAGTTGGTTGGATTGTTGAAGGAAAAAGCCGGAGACGTTGAGCAAAGTCAAGTTTCGAATGATGACCTGATTCCAACGGATGCGGGACCGCAGGACAAAAGGTTGGAAGACAAGCTTAAAAAGTTTTTGACTGCAGATACGCGTAAAGTTAGCGTGAGCTCTCCACCTTCGTCATCTcagaaaaacacagactCATCAACAGGTTCTGACTCGTCCAACCGATCGGACAGCTATAATCAGGAGGAGTCCGAGGTGGAGCGTGCGAGACGTCTGGCTGCGCTGGCCTCGTCCTCTAGAGACCcggaagacgaggaggacgagcctGCTACCAAATTATAA
- a CDS encoding ATP-dependent RNA helicase A yields MAKKKSKQTQTPPPKETPSGETGKKGPIDAATRKAGRTAVAQSSSWTGKLPGSLLHEHCQKQKWQKVEYDMKKTKDGFIGIAKLAWKNPKTQETIEVRMVPSQVIKPQETALEARHYAATYALHRIASDKNIHMVLPTNHKQLWADLEAERKNLVKQDPEKAKREYCSDPFSMILEQRKIQEKRQKEQEAKKQAELKNKKPVISIGVSKPQPQVSKTEKYVSEQMRFPRKVWENTVFIDLKPEVRALVEDCIRHHIEWSEEQIEGEKFKVDARALEALGFRKLHVEESLKYTSTFTDALEWLIFHIPEDDLPPLFVKDSKDSNVELTISKDFKKENIVKRLREGGFSVNQIETAISACGYDEIFLGVYLTSTLIDFETDAQEPDSAEIWQEELDGLVAIYGEDKIKLPKENIAEISLRPEGIDEGLLALKVYKSPNYPQTFPGLHLVVKNSSYKLANYIKISIITGLLFYIVENNVLGMPMIFNCIEWLEQNILQIVENPGPLVKTTVKRERQAVESTSSFKTAKRQRAKTSRDLDRLSLDYATRIQLYEYKEMVGKRAKLPAWHKKEQLVSVINSNRICLITGETGSGKSTQIVQFILDELNSQNDFSTNIICTQPRRISTIGLADRVSEERVSTCGSEVGYIIRGENKTSKDTRITFVTTGVLLRMIQGIVNSKDASNTIFENLGYIFVDEVHERSVDGDFLLIILKKILKMYPKLKVVLMSATIDISVFDKYFESGVSHVHIEGRTFPIQDYYLDDVLDDLQFTVTMRNGDEIQPKADSKYFELGNINYDLIAALVEKVDADLRAQSNSGSILIFLPGVMEISKCLAKINGPFWTLPLHSALSSKDQKRIFRPPPQGKRKVVASTNVAETSITIPDAVVVIDTGRVKSVHFDSASNSTKLVESWASQAECGQRRGRAGRIQNGFCYKLFTKETETKTMRKHPIPEIKRTRLENLYLVVKSMGIKNVHEFLKMGLDPPDVENVESSKQLLTEMGALHNDNLTKLGSYLSTLPTDLKSGKLLLFGVLFKCLDSCLTLAAIGVTGNPFMVRTENRDEVKRIQNKFSKGYGDFIAILNAFNEYQNLEPKFQRRWLEDNYLSYLTMNEIQSTRTQYISALQDLGFIPMDYPKSKSSSILNKNSANYQILSSLVCSSSYPQIARVQYPDPKYMASIAGSISLDPDAKSIKFWIRNEKYIKNHDDQLPATRAFLHPSSTLFNVKNSVGSGGEPLVEDENGNVIFTPTESNNLTSHFVTYGASHTTTKLYIKDVTPVSILAVLLFGGSISYDLSTVASGKPSPGIVMGQWLPIRTWCKNAVLITKLRHLLDEALNERFLQPHYDQINEFSDEVLRTVEKIIAMELK; encoded by the coding sequence ATGGCTAAAAAGAAGTCCAAGCAGACACAGACGCCCCCGCCGAAAGAGACGCCTTCCGGAGAGACGGGCAAGAAAGGCCCCATAGATGCTGCTACCCGTAAGGCTGGTCGAACTGCGGTGGCGCAATCGTCGAGTTGGACAGGCAAGCTTCCGGGATCATTACTTCACGAGCACTGTCAGAAACAAAAGTGGCAGAAAGTCGAATACGACATgaaaaagaccaaagaTGGGTTTATTGGCATTGCCAAACTCGCGTGGAAAAATCCGAAAACCCAGGAAACGATAGAAGTTCGAATGGTTCCAAGTCAAGTGATTAAACCCCAGGAGACAGCTCTGGAAGCTCGACATTACGCTGCCACCTATGCTTTGCATCGCATTGCTTCCGACAAAAACATTCATATGGTGTTACCGACTAATCACAAGCAGCTGTGGGCAGACTTGGAAGCCGAACGGAAGAATCTCGTCAAGCAagacccagaaaaagccaaaCGTGAATACTGTTCAGATCCCTTTAGCATGATTCTtgagcagcgcaaaatACAAGAAAAACGACAAAAGGAGCaagaagcaaagaaacaagcagagctgaaaaacaagaagcCAGTCATTTCCATTGGAGTTAGTAAACCTCAGCCGCAGGTTTCTAAAACGGAGAAATATGTTTCTGAACAGATGCGGTTTCCTAGAAAAGTATGGGAGAACACTGTTTTTATTGATTTAAAGCCAGAAGTCAGAGCCTTGGTTGAAGACTGTATTCGACACCACATCGAATGGTCGGAAGAGCAGATAGAGGGTGAAAAGTTCAAAGTCGATGCTAGAGCATTGGAAGCACTAGGGTTCAGGAAATTGCATGTTGAAGAATCTTTGAAGTATACGAGTACCTTTACCGACGCTTTGGAATGGCTCATATTTCATATTCCTGAAGACGATCTTCCGCCTCTTTTTGTGAAGGACAGCAAAGACTCGAACGTGGAGCTGACTATTAGTAAAGacttcaaaaaagagaataTTGTTAAGAGACTCAGAGAGGGAGGATTTAGCGTGAACCAAATAGAAACGGCCATTAGCGCCTGTGGATACGACGAGATTTTTTTAGGGGTGTATTTGACGTCGACGCTAATTGACTTTGAGACCGACGCTCAGGAACCGGACTCTGCGGAAATTTGGCAGGAGGAACTCGACGGACTTGTTGCAATTTATGGAGAagacaaaatcaagctgCCAAAGGAAAATATTGCCGAAATATCGCTGCGTCCAGAGGGCATCGACGAAGGTTTACTTGCGCTAAAGGTGTACAAAAGCCCCAATTATCCCCAAACTTTCCCCGGCCTGCATTtggtggtgaaaaacagctcctaCAAATTAGCCAACTACATCAAAATTTCCATCATTACGGGACTCTTGTTCTACATCGTGGAAAACAACGTTTTGGGCATGCCGATGATCTTCAATTGCATCGAGTGGTTGGAACAAAACATTCTTCAGATCGTGGAAAATCCGGGTCCTCTGGTGAAAACTACTGTCAAAAGAGAGCGCCAGGCAGTCGAAAGCACTTCGTCTTTCAAGACCGCCAAGCGACAGCGCGCAAAAACATCCAGAGACCTGGATCGTCTTTCCCTTGACTATGCAACCAGAATCCAATTGTACGAGTATAAAGAGATGGTTGGAAAGCGTGCCAAGCTGCCTGCATGGCACAAAAAAGAGCAACTTGTTTCTGTCATTAATAGCAACCGTATCTGCCTCATCACAGGTGAAACTGGCTCAGGAAAGTCCACGCAAATTGTGCAATTTatcttggacgagctcaatAGCCAAAACGACTTTTCCACCAACATAATTTGCACTCAGCCAAGAAGAATTTCAACCATTGGGCTCGCGGATAGGGTATCCGAGGAACGTGTTAGCACATGTGGCAGCGAGGTCGGATACATAATCAGGGGCGAAAATAAAACATCCAAAGATACTCGAATCACATTTGTTACGACGGGAGTTCTCTTGAGAATGATCCAAGGAATTGTCAATAGCAAAGATGCAAGCAATACAATCTTCGAAAACCTGGGCTACATCtttgttgacgaggtgCACGAGCGTTCTGTTGATGGAGATTTCCTTCTGATCattctgaagaaaatcCTCAAAATGTACCCAAAACTCAAGGTGGTGCTGATGTCTGCCACCATTGACATATCCGTATTTGACAAGTACTTTGAGTCTGGAGTTTCTCACGTCCACATTGAAGGCAGGACGTTTCCTATTCAGGATTACTATCTGGACGATGTCCTCGATGATCTGCAGTTTACAGTGACAATGAGGAACGGAGACGAAATTCAGCCAAAGGCGGACTctaaatattttgagcTGGGAAATATTAATTATGACCTGATTGCCGCGTTGGTGGAGAAAGTTGACGCCGATTTGCGTGCACAGTCAAACAGTGGATCTATACTGATATTCTTGCCTGGAGTGATGGAAATCAGCAAATGTTTGGCAAAAATAAACGGTCCTTTCTGGACCCTGCCTTTGCACTCTGCCCTGAGCTCCAAAGACCAGAAACGGATTTTCAGACCCCCTCCTCAAGGGAAAAGAAAGGTGGTGGCCTCCACAAACGTCGCAGAGACGTCGATCACGATCCCTGACGCTGTGGTGGTGATTGACACTGGAAGAGTTAAAAGTGTCCATTTTGACTCGGCTTCCAATTCGACGAAACTAGTCGAGTCCTGGGCTTCGCAAGCAGAATGTGGacaaagacgaggaagagcaggacGTATCCAGAACGGGTTCTGCTACAAGCTCTTCACCAAGGAAACAGAGACTAAGACTATGCGCAAACACCCTATTCCTGAAATCAAGCGCACAAGATTGGAGAATTTGTACCTGGTGGTCAAGTCCATGGGCATTAAAAACGTTCatgaatttttgaaaatggGTCTGGACCCGCCAGACGTGGAAAATGTTGAGAGCTCGAAACAGCTGCTGACAGAAATGGGGGCGTTGCACAACGATAACTTGACAAAGTTGGGATCGTATCTATCAACATTGCCAACAGACCTGAAGTCTGGAAAATTGCTTCTCTTCGGCGTTCTGTTCAAGTGTCTGGATAGTTGTCTCACTCTTGCGGCCATTGGAGTCACAGGAAACCCGTTCATGGTAAGAACGGAGAACCGTGACGAGGTGAAAAGAATCCAGAACAAGTTCTCTAAGGGCTATGGAGACTTTATTGCTATTCTGAACGCTTTCAACGAGTATCAGAACTTGGAGCCTAAATTTCAACGCCGCTGGTTGGAAGATAACTATCTGTCCTATTTGACCATGAACGAAATTCAGTCGACAAGAACGCAATACATTTCTGCTTTACAAGATCTTGGCTTCATCCCCATGGACTATCCTAAATCCAAATCCTCGTCGATTCTTAACAAAAATTCGGCTAATTATCAGATACTCAGCTCATTGGTAtgctcctcgtcgtaccCCCAAATTGCCAGAGTGCAATATCCGGATCCCAAATACATGGCAAGTATTGCTGGATCGATTTCTCTAGACCCCGACGCAAAGAGCATCAAATTCTGGATCAGGAACGAAAAATATATCAAGAACCATGACGACCAGCTTCCTGCTACCAGAGCATTTCTGCACCCCTCGTCAACGCTGTTTAATGTCAAAAATTCAGTTGGATCGGGTGGAGAACCGCTtgtggaggacgagaacggcaaTGTTATCTTCACACCTACAGAGTCCAATAACTTGACGTCTCATTTTGTCACTTACGGAGCATCGCACACGACAACCAAGCTGTACATCAAAGATGTGACTCCTGTTTCGATTCTAGCCGTTCTGCTATTTGGCGGCTCCATATCGTACGATCTGAGTACCGTCGCATCCGGCAAGCCTTCCCCAGGTATCGTGATGGGACAATGGCTGCCTATAAGAACATGGTGCAAAAACGCTGTCTTAATCACAAAATTGAGACACCTGCTCGACGAGGCGCTAAATGAACGGTTCCTGCAACCGCATTATGACCAAATTAATGagttcagcgacgaggtgTTGAGAActgtggaaaaaatcatcGCAATGGAACTGAAATGA
- a CDS encoding Anaphase-promoting complex subunit 2 — translation MPLSLNAQNFLEVFAPSSTTVPSLEQEDPSSNSSQILDWIAEVLDAQNADLGEPPLRVRNSLRNIGAGNEILFDGLMRLLRFHLNNQGRQLVQSIAESSQTIFNVSGLFEWIINVRQKTMYFASLTALVADQVRLVTRCINAIFQTTALDPVVFASLREWYDSGLFSDPGLISHEQLVETAQILIQIELGDELTQMVIELFKDRIKLHVETKCSRVWNRPVLQDLSNWTHQILVPKLGDILPSCNLSSLDALVKNELVKLRVGESFDIVVDYPDSTFALEELRACMSTPEQNAQLVNTFIQLSRKRLLHAGVNTIDIIKCYISTIRSFLIIDHRGVLLDKVCRPIRAYLRDREDTIERIVFALLDTSTDNKLIELAIELRQSDKKKHLTHEMERDLDWTPDPVDALPDFRKGVVEDVVESLISIFDSKDVFMSELTKVFSEQLLRITNYDVREVYGKLQLLKSRFGNSEFGSLDVMMKDIIQSRKLDKLINSDKVHASIISHMYWPELPEEKFKLPAEIQTNLQNYEEEFKRKKKGRKLTIFPSLTYVDIDVEIGTQVRNFKVSADKASILYSFLDIPKGSEVKLAIICMKLQMSLKLVSEGLSFWVKQGVLKDCGINTYKINE, via the coding sequence ATGCCATTGTCCTTGAACGCGCAGAACTTTTTGGAGGTTTTCGCCCCTTCGTCAACAACTGTGCCGTCTCTAGAACAGGAGGATCCGTCATCGAACAGCTCGCAAATATTAGACTGGATTGCAGAAGTGCTGGACGCGCAAAATGCTGATCTGGGGGAACCACCGCTGAGGGTACGCAACTCGCTCCGTAACATCGGTGCCGGCAACGAGATCTTGTTTGATGGGCTTATGAGATTATTGAGATTTCATCTGAACAACCAGGGGAGACAGCTTGTCCAATCAATTGCCGAGTCGTCCCAAACGATATTTAACGTCTCTGGCTTATTCGAGTGGATTATCAATGTGAGACAAAAAACAATGTATTTTGCCTCGCTCACAGCTCTGGTTGCCGACCAGGTCAGACTAGTGACGCGCTGTATCAACGCTATTTTTCAGACAACGGCGTTGGATCCCGTCGTTTTTGCGAGTCTTCGTGAATGGTACGACAGTGGACTCTTTTCAGATCCAGGCTTGATATCCCACGAACAGCTGGTCGAAACCGCGCAGATACTCATTCAGATAGAACTCGGCGATGAATTGACTCAAATGGTTATAGAATTATTCAAAGACCGGATAAAGCTGCATGTGGAGACCAAATGTTCAAGAGTCTGGAATAGACCGGTGCTTCAAGATCTCTCGAACTGGACTCACCAAATTCTTGTTCCAAAGCTCGGAGATATTCTCCCGTCTTGCAATCTCTCGTCTTTAGATGCGTTAGTCAAAAATGAGCTCGTTAAGCTCAGAGTTGGAGAGAGCTTTGACATAGTGGTCGATTATCCGGATTCCACATTTGCTCTTGAGGAACTGCGCGCCTGCATGTCAACTCCGGAACAAAATGCTCAGCTAGTGAACACATTCATCCAattgtcaagaaagagGCTACTCCATGCGGGTGTGAATACCAtcgacatcatcaagtGCTACATTTCAACCATTCGGTCGTTCCTTATCATCGATCATCGGGGCGTCTTGTTGGACAAAGTGTGCAGACCTATTAGGGCCTATCTCAGAGATAGAGAAGACACAATTGAGCGTATTGTGTTTGCGCTACTCGATACGTCAACCGACAATAAACTTATTGAGCTTGCTATTGAGCTGCGTCAGTCagacaagaagaaacatCTCACTCATGAAATGGAGCGGGATCTGGACTGGACTCCTGATCCTGTGGATGCTTTACCTGATTTCCGTAAGGGAGTCGTGGAAGATGTGGTGGAATCACTAATTTCAATTTTCGACTCAAAAGATGTGTTCATGAGTGAGCTAACCAAAGTGTTTTCCGAACAGCTACTTCGCATCACAAACTACGATGTTCGGGAAGTCTACGGTAAGCTCCAGCTGCTAAAATCGAGATTCGGCAACTCAGAGTTTGGGTCTCTGGACGTTATGATGAAAGACATCATTCAGAGTCGCAAGTTGGACAAGCTTATCAATTCAGATAAAGTTCACGCATCCATAATTTCGCATATGTACTGGCCGGAGTTGCCAGAAGAGAAGTTCAAGCTACCTGCAGAGATACAGACTAATTTGCAAAACTACGAGGAAGAATtcaagaggaagaagaaaggaCGCAAACTCACCATTTTCCCGTCTCTCACCTACGTGGATATCGATGTTGAGATTGGCACCCAGGTGAGAAATTTCAAAGTTTCTGCCGATAAGGCTTCTATTCTATATTCCTTTCTAGATATTCCAAAGGGCAGTGAGGTGAAACTTGCTATAATTTGCATGAAGCTCCAAATGTCGCTGAAGCTGGTCAGCGAGGGACTGTCATTTTGGGTGAAACAGGGGGTTCTAAAAGATTGCGGCATAAACACCTACAAAATCAACGAGTGA
- a CDS encoding Defective in cullin neddylation protein 1, with amino-acid sequence MSVRPATVKKFLEVTGTDSEEVAVFFLQRNQQKLTHAINDFFVNPQLAKNVKREKVTVKIDPKVKEIFDQYKEPLPDALGKAYIGIDGTVRYISDLGYEPEDIAMLALAEFLECPSVGVFKEDPFVTNWSRVKCNTIEKMSDYVRNELAVKLSEDEEYFKKVYQFTYKFILEKNERNVPTETAVEYWNLMLPETYKAELETFVRFLQETDHKGITKDQWNMLYPFLKTYHEDNKLSNYDESQSWPVLMDSFHDWLLDS; translated from the coding sequence ATGTCTGTCAGACCCGCTACAGTCAAGAAGTTTTTGGAGGTTACAGGAACCGACTCGGAGGAAGTTGCTgtgttttttcttcagagaAATCAACAGAAGCTTACCCATGCCATCAACGACTTCTTTGTGAACCCGCAACTGGCAAAGAACGTCAAGAGAGAAAAGGTGACAGTCAAGATCGACCCTAAGGTAAAGGAGATTTTTGATCAATACAAAGAGCCATTGCCAGACGCTCTGGGAAAAGCCTACATTGGCATTGACGGCACCGTGCGGTATATCTCCGATTTGGGGTACGAGCCCGAAGATATAGCCATGCTCGCGCTAGCAGAGTTTCTGGAGTGCCCGTCTGTTGGAGTTTTTAAAGAAGATCCCTTTGTGACGAACTGGTCGAGAGTCAAGTGTAACACTATTGAAAAAATGAGCGACTACGTGAGAAATGAATTGGCAGTCAAGCTGTCAGAGGATGAAGAGTACTTCAAAAAGGTTTATCAATTCACCTACAAATTTATTCTCGAGAAAAATGAACGCAATGTCCCAACAGAAACCGCGGTAGAGTACTGGAATCTCATGTTGCCAGAAACCTATAaagcagagctggaaacgTTCGTCAGGTTTCTTCAAGAAACAGACCACAAGGGCATCACCAAAGATCAGTGGAACATGCTGTATCCGTTTCTCAAAACATACCACGAGGATAACAAGCTCTCAAACTACGACGAGTCGCAGTCGTGGCCCGTGCTCATGGACTCGTTCCACGATTGGCTCCTGGACTCTTGA